GACCGGTATTTTATGGACCGCCTGGTGGATCACCTGTTTGTTTTTGAAGGAGACGGTGTGATCACCGACTTTCCCGGGAACTATACCCAATACCGCCTGCAGGAAAAGAATCCACCGCCTTCCGCAGCGGTTCCGCCCAAAGGAACTTCCCCTGCGGACGCCCCTTCCCAAAAACCAGTTAGCAAAAAAGTATCTTTTAAAGAAAAAAGAGAATACGAACTGCTGGAAAAAGAGATTGCCGCGCTAAGCGCCGAGAAGGAATCCATCACGGCCCAGCTATCCGCCGGCAATACGGATTTTGAAGCACTGGAATCCCTGTCCCGCAGGATCGGGGAAATCACCCAACTATTGGACGAAAAAGAAATGCGCTGGCTGGAGCTGAGCGAATTGATTGAGGGATAGACCGGTTGCAGGTTCAAGGTTTCACGTTTAAACTTCAACGGAAGATCCGTTTTATAATACGATGTTTATTTCTTCAAAGGAAAAGACTCCGAAGCTGTAATGAAATCATCACTTCAACATTTAAAATTTTCCACTCCATATTTTTCATTCCCCACAGGATCGTATTTTCGCCCTGATCAGCATTTATAAAATATGGACGATTATCTTATCGGTATCGGGAAGCGCATCAAAGAGATCCGCAAAAAGAAAGGGCTTACCATTAACAATATTGCAGGCAAAGCAGACCTGAGCAACGGCCTGATCTCCCGTATTGAGAACGGGAGAACAATCCCCTCACTTCCCGTTTTGCTCAGCATCGTCAACGTACTGGATATTGCTGTTCCTGATTTCTTTAAAGACATCCCGTTATCCGGTGCGAAAAGCTTTATCGTTTCCCGCAGGGAAGATCATACTGTTATTGAAAAAGAGGATGAGGCAAAAGGCTTTGAATACCGCTCACTTCTTGGCAAACAGGTTGCATCCGTTGGCTTTGAGGCATTGCTGCTGGAAGTACAACCCGGCTCACAAAGGGAAAAGGTAGAAACAGATGCCTTTGAGTTTAAGTACATCTTATCCGGCGAATGCCTGTATCAAATCGGGGATGAAGAAGTATTGCTTAAGGAAGGTGATGCACTTTTCTTTGACGGGCGCATCCCGCATGTGCCGGTGAACACGGGAATCGTCTCCGCTAAAATGCTTGTGATGTATTTCTTCCTTCCCCGGCAGGATTGAGCTCCCCGGAACAAACATTAGCCATTCAAAAGAATCGCATCCAGCTCGGTTACGGCATTGAATATATAATCCGGCCTCGCCTGTTCCAGCTGTGCCCGTGTTTGGGCACCGCTCAATACCCCTACGGTGATACCGCAACCAGCATTTTTCCCTTCTTCAATATCGATCACAGAGTCGCCGGCCTTTAATACAAATCCCGCATCCGTGATCCCGAACCGCTTCATTGCATGTTCGATCATATCCGGGAAGGGACGGCCTCTTTCCACATCATCGGCTGTGATCAACAGATCGAAATCCTGTTCTACCCGCCAATGTAGTTTATCAATCAGTTTGATAGCAGTCTTCCGGTCATATCCCGTATTCAGCGTCACAAGAATTCCATGACTCCGGACTTTTTCAAAAAAGAGTTCCATCCCGGTAAACGTACCGACCTCCTGTTCATCATAAGCCAGTTCCAGCGCTTCTTTAAACGCCGCAAAGGCCTGATCGGCCACCGGGGTTACCGGTGCTAAATCCGTACAGGCCGCCAGTACATCGGTGATGGCCTTATACTTCTCTTTTCCTGCGCCATGCAACAGTACATCATCCAGCGTAAGATCAAATCCCTGGTCATTGATCACTTTTAATACCGTATGGTATACCAGGTTCTTTTCATCCACGGTGGTGCCCGCCATATCCAGAACAACCATCTTAATATTGCTCATACTTTTCATTTAAATTAAATACCTGCTTTATATGTTCCTTTGAAAATCCCGCGCTCCCCGTCATTCCCTTTCCTCCAATACCAGTAACAATATGAATGTGCTTATCGATCGTATGCTGAAACAGGTCCTGCCGCTTACATTGGGAATAGATTCCATACCACCGGTGCTGAATCTCGTAGCTGGGCAGTTCTATGATTTTTTTTGCTTCGGCAATCATAAATGCATCAATATCGGCACGCAGGTCAAAACCCAGGGCATCGGCATTGGCCGCGTCGGCATACTCATGCGAATCTCCGATGATTACGGAGCCGTCCGTTGCCTGTTTAAACAAAATATGAATGCCCCATTTCTTTTCAAAGGAACCGGGGTCTTCTTTTGATTGAATGTTCGCAAACGAAGAGCATTCGTAAAATGCCTCATACCTTCTTATCGACAAGCCGGTCAGGATCGAACCATTTAGTACATACCCTTTCTGCGGAACAGTTTGCAGCATCTGCAGCTTCGATACTTCAAGATCACTTCCGGCAAACAGAGCCGGGTACAGGGTTTTAAACGCTGCCCCGCTGCAGATGATTACCTTTGCGGCATAAAAGATAGCGCCCGCGGCTGTATGCACCTCCACGCCGTCTGTTAAGGCCGTGCAATTCAATACCAGGGTATCATTATAATAATCCAAGCCCTTGTCTCCGACCAGGTAGGCCAATAACCGACCGATCATTACCCGGGGTTCTACCGTTACTTCTTCCGGAAAGAACAGACCCGCCTTTACATATTCCGGCTTTAGCCCCGGGTATCTTTCCAGGCATTCCCGCGTGCTCAGTAACTGCGAAGCGTACCCGTTTTTTTGATTGATGCAACGAAGTTCTTCAAGCAACTGCACCTCCGCTTCATTGGAAGCCAGGTATACCGATCCGTTTTGCCGCACCGAAATATCAAACCGGTTCTGGATCTCTTTATAAATCCGAAGACTCTCCCTTCCGTAAAGCTGCCATTTGGTATTCATACCGGAAGGCACCACCTGCCCGAAATTCCGAACGGTGGCGTGCTGCGGCTGCCGGTCTTTTTCAATAAGCGCAACACTTAAGCCCAACTCCAAAGCATGGTAAGCATGAAATGCGCCCAGCACACCACCCCCCACAATGATCAAATCGTACTTTTTATTCATTATTTTGTTATTCATCATTATGCTATGCTGCCGGCGCCACGCATTGGTCTTTCCGCATAACGCGCCGGTCAAAATACCAGCGTACAAATCCTGCCAGCAGCAGGATGCACACGGCACATTGAATGTCCACTGAAATAAAGAACCGGGTCCAGCTCTGTTTTACGCCAACTACTTCTTTAAGCAGCAGGATCACCACACTACCCAGGTAGCCCAAAGCATCTGCCAGATAAAATAAAAAGCCTACATTCCCTTTAAGCTGCAGCAAGGCTACCAGCCGTTCAAAAATGAGGCAATGAAACAGGATATAGGGCAGATAAGCACCAATGCCTGACAATATCATCCACCAAACGGGTGACAGCATCGACCGATAAAATAAATACGTAGAAAGAAGCACCAATACCGCTCCTGCGGCAACCAGGGTCATTCCGATTCCAAATGCCTTGTTATTGTTGCGCACCCATATACCGGCTGCAGCTACCATCAATACAACAACAGCCACTGGGATTTCTGTAAGCGTTACCACCTGCGGAGTACCGGCCATTCCCTGTTCTGACCAGAATTCTACGATAAAATTATCTCTTAGATCCCTTATGATGGTGAGCAGGATATAAATGGCCACCAGTCCAAGATATCCCCATCCGTTCTGGAGCAAAAACCGCCGCCGGTCTTTGCCATACATTGGCACCCGTTGTGTTCGCTGTTTCTTGTCCGTTTCATCGGGGCTTTTTATTTGATTCAAAATAACCACAGATACCAGAAACAACGGAAAGAACAGCAGGCCGGTCCAAAATGGCATTTCATATTCGCTCAGATGAAAACGCTCCATCAGCAGCAACCCAACAGTCTTCACCAACCCGGTTGAAAAAATAAAGGTGGCACTGAGCGCTGCTGCCAGTAACTCTGTATTCTTCCGGCCCTCAATGTATGAAAATACGATTCCGAAAACCATTCCCAACGGTATTCCATTTAAGAAAATCGTGATCCATTTCGAAGATGGTGGCACTACCGCAAACAAACCCAACATCAACAGCCCAAAAGCTACCAGTCCGATCAGCCAGCGGCTGCGTTTTTCCTGTTGCATTTCCGAGATCACTTTAATTCCCGCAAATTTGGAAATCATATACCCCAGTACCTGGCTGATCACCAGCATCGTTTTAGCATCCAGCCCATACTCCAGATGAAGATCGGTAAACTGCCCGGCTAAAAACGATTTCCGGATGGCGTACATGG
The sequence above is a segment of the Niabella agricola genome. Coding sequences within it:
- a CDS encoding phosphonatase-like hydrolase; its protein translation is MSNIKMVVLDMAGTTVDEKNLVYHTVLKVINDQGFDLTLDDVLLHGAGKEKYKAITDVLAACTDLAPVTPVADQAFAAFKEALELAYDEQEVGTFTGMELFFEKVRSHGILVTLNTGYDRKTAIKLIDKLHWRVEQDFDLLITADDVERGRPFPDMIEHAMKRFGITDAGFVLKAGDSVIDIEEGKNAGCGITVGVLSGAQTRAQLEQARPDYIFNAVTELDAILLNG
- a CDS encoding TIGR03364 family FAD-dependent oxidoreductase, yielding MNKKYDLIIVGGGVLGAFHAYHALELGLSVALIEKDRQPQHATVRNFGQVVPSGMNTKWQLYGRESLRIYKEIQNRFDISVRQNGSVYLASNEAEVQLLEELRCINQKNGYASQLLSTRECLERYPGLKPEYVKAGLFFPEEVTVEPRVMIGRLLAYLVGDKGLDYYNDTLVLNCTALTDGVEVHTAAGAIFYAAKVIICSGAAFKTLYPALFAGSDLEVSKLQMLQTVPQKGYVLNGSILTGLSIRRYEAFYECSSFANIQSKEDPGSFEKKWGIHILFKQATDGSVIIGDSHEYADAANADALGFDLRADIDAFMIAEAKKIIELPSYEIQHRWYGIYSQCKRQDLFQHTIDKHIHIVTGIGGKGMTGSAGFSKEHIKQVFNLNEKYEQY
- a CDS encoding helix-turn-helix domain-containing protein encodes the protein MDDYLIGIGKRIKEIRKKKGLTINNIAGKADLSNGLISRIENGRTIPSLPVLLSIVNVLDIAVPDFFKDIPLSGAKSFIVSRREDHTVIEKEDEAKGFEYRSLLGKQVASVGFEALLLEVQPGSQREKVETDAFEFKYILSGECLYQIGDEEVLLKEGDALFFDGRIPHVPVNTGIVSAKMLVMYFFLPRQD
- a CDS encoding DUF5690 family protein, which translates into the protein MVLSVFLCYTAMYAIRKSFLAGQFTDLHLEYGLDAKTMLVISQVLGYMISKFAGIKVISEMQQEKRSRWLIGLVAFGLLMLGLFAVVPPSSKWITIFLNGIPLGMVFGIVFSYIEGRKNTELLAAALSATFIFSTGLVKTVGLLLMERFHLSEYEMPFWTGLLFFPLFLVSVVILNQIKSPDETDKKQRTQRVPMYGKDRRRFLLQNGWGYLGLVAIYILLTIIRDLRDNFIVEFWSEQGMAGTPQVVTLTEIPVAVVVLMVAAAGIWVRNNNKAFGIGMTLVAAGAVLVLLSTYLFYRSMLSPVWWMILSGIGAYLPYILFHCLIFERLVALLQLKGNVGFLFYLADALGYLGSVVILLLKEVVGVKQSWTRFFISVDIQCAVCILLLAGFVRWYFDRRVMRKDQCVAPAA